GCCAAGttcaacagacagagaggacagcttaCAGTCACACTGCCCGTTCTTCCTTCCAgtgaagcttttgtttttgctgtaggGGCCGATCGGACCGGTGGTAGTGATGatgagaggcaggaggagaaaagtgaggcagaagaggatgaaaaatgtcaggagaaggagagagaagacccgagaagtgaggaggagagagacaccGAGGAGgatttgaagcagcagcagacaagGGTAGAGAATGGCGAAGGAGAAAGAGGtcaggagaaaggagaggagcaggtgtgggaaGGAGAAAATAGCAAAGAAGAGGAAATTggtgtggaggaagagagagaatggaAGAAGCAGATACAAAAAGACCAAGaaagtgtggaggaggagaaagtgaaagagcagAAGCAGGAAAACGAGAGAGAAGTtggaaaaaggcagaaagatgaagatgaatggATATGTGAACCTAACAAATCAAGTGAAGATGAATGTGACCGAGCAGCGGAGAGAAAGGATTGTGTTGTGACAGGTTTTCACGGTGATAATGTTGACAGAAACTTGGAAAACTCACGCGTGGCTGcacctgaaacagaaaaacagccagTTCTAATCAATGCTGAACTCTCAAGTCAcggagaaaaagaggaagaggtaAATCTGAACTCCTGTTTGGAGCCAACACCCAAAACGAGGACTTCAGACATCAAAGAGGAGACTGTAAAGACAACAGAGAATCTGAAGGTGAGATGACTTTGTGTTAAAGAGGAAGTACAAGTGTGTGAGATCAAACTAAGCTGCAGGTAACTTGTATTTTTCTGTCCTAGGTGGAAACAGATGCTGCATTAGCCGCCGACACTCAAAGCCAGAACATAAAGGAGTGCTGCGTTCCCCAGGGGACTGAGGAGTCCAGCAAGATGACCGCAACAGACGACGCAAACAAGTCAAGCGGAGGAGGCTCAGGCAGCCTCAGCTCTGAGGAATTCGCCACGGGTTCAGCAGAGTGCGACCGAAGGGATAACGCAGACGAAGACGACCTGCCGACAGAGCAAATCTTCCAAAACCCAGAGGGCTGCAACCACAagcctccacctgtgctttTAAGGGAAATCGATACAGATGGTAACGAAGAGATCATCAGCGACCATTCCACGTCCGCTGGGTTCATCTTCCAAAACTCCCTGATGTTTGAGCTGGACTGAGGACTGTGTGCGAGGACTCCAGGGAgttcgtctgtgtgtgtgaaagtggagGGCATGTGTGGtatctttttctttattgtagTGTGTCCAACAATATTAAACATTCATATTTCTCTTCACATGACTCATTTCAACATCCCAGAATAAGCTACTGAggacaaacaaagtgaatacttttatttattgaaatttCCACATTATATGTGTATAAGTTGCGGGTCAGTAAAAACACAGCTCCCTTTACTTGTGGACCCTGAGGCACTGAGTTCAGGAGAAAAACTTAAATTTATCTAATTTCTTTATTCCCCTGCTGAGCAGAAGTAGGTCAGTGGGTGAACCAACCTGCAGTTTGCTTTAAGGGGCAGGGAGAATGAAAAAGATGACGTGTGACCAGCAGCACAGGGTAAGTTTcgttttgtgtcagtgttgctgTGAGTTACATAATGTCAGTGTCACTCGGTTACAGATGGAGCAGGTACGAAAGGTGAGTGTCTTGTCATGTCTTGCACCGTTTGCGATGTGTGGGAAGTCAAACACAAGTGTAAAACAGGCAGCTTGAAGcgcttttaaaaacaaagcttaaCAGAGTCTCAGGCTGTAGCAGGAACCTGCACCGCTGAGCTGTTTACTACTGCAGATTCCTCTCCTACAACGTCTCACAGCTCGCAGTCTATTGCAAAATCCGCAGCAATTTCCAGCTGTTGGTTTGTTTCCTGTcgaatgggggaaaaaaaagagtgtttcATCTGATTCCTCTCTGGAGGGAGTTGTCTAAAAATTCAGAGTAGCAGGAGAGGGAGCAGAAGTGCTGCTGCACAGGTGCGTCTGTGCCCCCCATGTCGTCCACCAGGACCACCGTGTGGGAGACTTGGTGCAGGTTCATGCTGACCGCCGTCTTGATGTAGAAGCTGACGCAAACACGGCCGCAGTCGCAGGTCTTGCCTTCTTCGAGGTCCCGACACAAGTGGGCGGGGATGAGGTGAGGTCCGTATGGTATCCTGTGAGGAGAAccagtaaaaacacaatgaggGGTTTGCTGTATGAAGCGCAGTGAAGATAGAGTATGAGCATGTTTAATTCTAACCTGAGGTTAGCCACAGCTCTGGAGGCCATCTCCTGAAGTGGAAGTGGGAATGTGAGATTCATTGTGTGGTCCAGAGAGTTCGGTTGGACGAACGGATTTCCAAACAGGTCCAGGTTCTCCAGCCTCAGCCTACGGAAGTCACTGGGCAACATGGCCAGCTGGTTATGCGCAGCTGACAAGAACCTCAACTTTGAAAGCCGCCCAATGTGGAACGGCAAACAGACGAGCTCATTGTCGTCCAGTTTGAGGTTCACTAGTTCTCTGAGCTGGCAGAACTGAGCGGGGAGGGACTGCAGTTGATTCTGGCTGAGGTCCAGGAGCTGGAGAGTCCGCTGCAGGGTGGACAGGCAGAGGGCCACGCTGAAAGCTTCCAGGTGGTTGTTGTGGAGGATGAGCTCAGAGAGGCAGCTGAGGTCACCGATGGTGGCAGGGAGCTTCTTGATGTGGTTGTTGCTGAGGTCTAACTTGCGGAgagctgtgaaaaaaacaaaaacaaaacactactTAAGAGGGACCTCTAGCAACCATAAAGTTGGGAGACTTGCAAGAGACACATTAAAAAATCCTCCATGAGTCACAGgacacaacaaaaatgttttcaggcCAAGTAGAATGGTGAAGTAGAATAGACATTAACGCTCCATAGACTTTTCTACAAAAACAACTCTACCTTTAAGGGACAGCATCCGCATGTCCACCCGTGACAGTTTGCAGTAGGAGACTTGCAGCTGCTCCAGGGAGTAGGGGAAGCTGGACGTGAGGGGGTAGTCCTTCTTGGACGTGATGGTGAGCTTCTTCTTGGGCTGCTCGACGTCTCTGGCGCGAACAGGAGTGAGCGTGGAGAGGGGAAGGCTGGCCGCGTCTCTTCCTCTGTCCGCCAAGCGAGCGGCTGACAGGAAGTTCTTTAAGCTGTTGGCATCAGCCTGCGGATCGATGAAGAAAGTTACAGGTGGATTAACAGATCGATAGATGTCAGACAGAGACGGTAGACTCCAAGCTTCTTCTCAAGTGGTGGCATATGACTGGATTTCTTTGAAATATCTAACCTAAATTCCCTGACCTGGAAGCTTGACACAATTAAGATGAGGACTTTTTGCTGAATATAAATGTGAATGACTCAGGAtgtaaagtacaaaaaaaataaaaaaaaatagacccaTGACCAAAAGGTAGGCTGTGATTTCTGGTTGCGgtatcatatatatttttttattaccgTGGTTGTGTCGGTTAAGTTGGGTTCACACTCATGTTTTCCTTGTTTACCTGCCGATTGCTCTATCAGTTTGTTTGtcggtgtgtgagtgtatttgtgCCAACATGACGGGTTGATGTTAGAATTAGAGTTGTCaagataccaaaatgagtaaccacgatactataccagacaaagtatcgcggttctGGGTATTATCGCAATACtgctttactttattattattatttttatgaaatgcaatgcatttgtacaagttataaatacttattagttacttataatgttgtttggtgcatgataaacataatactggtaaagtaagaattagactgaaacaaatatGTGAGTGCCACTGACGACGACGACGCCGTGGCAGACTCgccgctcgggcccggtgcttctgccacggtgagtgtgttgtctcgtgtttgtgacgGTCAGCTGTGcacagaactttagcttgttgtttgttttgaagcgaatttctatcgaagcggagcggtcttcatggagttcgttcttgccggcagaaacacatgaacagccaatcagctaacacatgggcggacccagcgtgcggaaacagcctatcatatccctggacgtcaccagtaacaggcaaacagccaatcattcagcagctgagtaggtcggttgcagtagttgtcatgttggtttgtttacaagggagtagcatgcagtgagaagccagGAGGAGAgtagcggaaactggcaccggtagtaccgtcgtgtagaatttctagtatagtaggaactgttacaatttggcaccgcggggtaccgtgggtaCCGCGCAACTCTAGTTAGAATCTAGGTGAGAGGTGACCACTGCCTCAAAACAGCCAGGAGAGCTTTACAGCAGCTGGAAACAATGGCTGCTACGGTGTCTGTCCAGGCATCAGCTGCAGTCAAAACAAGCCTGTGTGTCTGACTAGTTGACACGAGTGACCGGACAGTCTGGTCTGAGTCTTGTGTGGCAATTCTTCCAAGTAACAAAAAATGAGTTTGCATGACAGGACAAGAACAAAACCCGTTCATATTCAGACTGTTTTACACCATGTTGGATGTCATACCTTGCTCAAACAAATGTCAACAGCGGGTTCCTTTAGTCTCACTGTGGCCTTGCCTTCCTCCACAAACCAAGTGAAGAACTTCTCTATGTTGTCTTTTAGCTGTAAGAGAAACACCAGTGATGGAAAAATACACTTCACAATTTCACAACAGGACAGGCTTACATCATCTTCCGAAAAAGAGTGATTCACCCCTTTCGACAAGTTCAGACGGGAACACCGAAAGTGTTTATCAGCATGCTGGTTTACGTCTATGAGCTTTTAAATCAGAAGCTTCTGAGgtgcacctgaaggcagcattgaAAACAATACTTCTAGGGTTCACCAATCTGGGTCTTTCTGCGAAAGATAATGATGAATAATTGAAAAAGTTGATTTTCTTAAGTGACTCAGGGGATTGGGttaatggaaaaacacaaatgcagtcAACCAACGGTATATAAAATCGTTCAAATGAGCTCAAGCTAAAACATCTAGTGATGTTGGAAAatgaaacatgtatttaatcTAAAAAGAAATTGTCATAGaatatctgtttttctttttactgacgaataaataacataacagctctcattttctgtcttatTAAACTAGAACTAAGAGGAACGCAGCATGTAATTTGGACGTCCTTGTCGACACTTTAAATGAGACCTACACATTCAAAACAGCGTCTGTTGTATAAGCTGTTGGGACAATATTTCAGAGTCTACTTGGGCTGCGTGGGTGCCTGGATGAactgttaaatgacataaaacaaaaggcatacatataaatatatcacctttttgcatcaaaatattaatttttttttttttttaaatgtgtagtTTAAGGATTGAAATGACGACAACGTCACTTACAACTCAATACAATAGTTCAAACATAAATCAAGGGAGATATACTAGTTCTCTTGTATTAACGTGTAAATATTCGATCCGACAGTAACAATACAAACACGTTTCATGGTGACTTAATAGatctttactgtttttatcCATCATAACTTTACTCTTAAAAGGCAACTAGACGGGTTTAATGTTTCTGTCTAAGAAATAAGGACTGTCTGACACAAATATGATATGATCTAGTATCCTGAcatgtaaatgaaatgtaaacagaTCCTTCATGaactacagtacacacataaagacataGTGACTGACATAGGGACTACATTTGGTGTTATATTgaatattcagtttgtttttttactttaaaactaCTTTATGTATCTATATGATTACTGATTTGTTGAGTCAATCTGGCTGTTTTGGGAAAACAGCATCAGAGGCCACGCAGCCTGTACAGTTCAGGATATGACAGACACTGACCTTGTACTTGGAGCCTGCTCGGTCTTTGGCCGTACAGATCATCATGTAGACGCTGCTGCGCTGGCTCGTCTTGTCCGTGTGTTTCCCGATGGAGAGCACAGCTCTCGTCCCTTTGCCCCGACTCTTCATCCCGAACGTGGGGAGCATCCGATTCACCACCTCGACATCACACTGGAGCTTCATCGCAaaccaaaaacactgaaagtgACAGGAGTCCGGCTCCAGAGCCGAGTCAGACCGAGCTAAATGTTTGAATGCATACCAGAGAGAAAACTTCCGCGAACAAAGTAACGCTAGCTCTGATGGCTACGGACACAACACACGCCCGTGCTCGTCACGGATGTCAACAACAGAGCAGACTCCCGCACGGAGCCGCATCTGAGCGGGAGTCAGAGGCTCTGAACGCGACCTGCAGCGGGGATACGAGACCTGCAGTGAGGCAGTCTGACAGAGTCCGGATCAGGATCAGCTGCGGAGCTGCTCGGTGTCTGTTGATCAGTGTCAGTTGGTTAGCCGCTTGTTAGCATGATCTCGCGCGCGTGGGAAGTGACGTCGGTGAAACGTATGGGCTCGAGCGCgcaaaaagaaaatagaaaaaaaagtttataaagattttaaatattatttaaatattgtttaaagATTGTTTAAAGATTGtttaaagatgatttaaatattgtttaaagattatttaaatattatttaaatattatttaaatattattttaagattatttaaatattgtttaaagattatttaaatattatttaaataatctttaaagattacttaaatattatttaaagattatttacagattatttaaagattatttaaatattatataaagattatttaaagattatttaaagATTGTTTAAATATCgtttaaagattatttaaagatttttcaaagattatttaaatattgtttaaagattatttaaatattgtttaaagATTCTTTAAAGActctttaaatattatataaagattattttaagattattttaagATTAATAAATGTACTTTCTGACAAGAAAGTATaattcttctgttttgttttcaaatacAAGGTTGACAAGTTATGCAcgactgtatttattttattgggGACATTTCATATCCACAAAgcttattttaattaatgtctTAATTACTCCATCGTTAtgatgttatgtttgtttgaagaAGTCTGTCACCAAAAAATGTTcgccaaaatgcaggactttattgcatttaaattacattacatttccatccatttgaattacatagtcTTAAaattaatgtgaagcaagtaataagattcaTGTAATAGTACTTATAAACTTAATATGCTTCCACTACaaagtagtgtagtagtagccaggtttatgcattcaatattaataaagacaatttgtttgcccaaaccgaacagcaaaaatgtattcagtcattttgagtttattagtacttaTACATGAATCTttttacttgcttcacattaagtttgttagttaatttaaattaaaactatgtaattcaaatggatggaaatcttctatgtaattgaaatgcatgtgcccaaaatgttttttttagcgtacatacatacatacatacatagacacatacaataaatgtgtgaaatacCCATCTGGACCTAACTTATCGTCATTTTAagtagtttcttttttaaattaaaagtactTTCTTTTTGCATGTGAGTAGTAAAAATCTACTCAGCGACGTTTGTCTAAAGAAATCTATCACCAGAATGAATCTTACTATTATATACTTTACTATactactgtattttattttatttatattttttgttaatGAATTGGTATGGTTTGTTGCTTGTACAGtcctataaataaaacaataagcaAAAGCAACAcgtttaaaacaaataaacaaaaaaagggagTCAATCAAGGTAAAATCTACTCAGATTTTAGAGAgagattttatttcatgttattaattaaaatataaagttaatatgtttttaaaagaatttaattttgatttattttgtatttgctgTCCTTTTCAGTTTGatgctgcttttcattttgtttttccaaattaTTCTTATGTTTGAAtgtaacttttctgttttctttattgacatttttaataaaggtatatttaaaaaaaggcagccCTTAGCCTTGCCCAGGACGACTGTGATTGGTTTAAAAAACCTGAACTGTTTAGCGGTTCAGTCAAACCTTCCTCCAGCACTAACATGAACTGAAGAGGTGCTATGAATAAAGTGAGCTGAACACAAAGAAGATGCTGTCTTGTGCTGCCTTCAACTGCAGAAGCCAGACAGACCGCAATGGACAACAAATCCTGTTATTTTGGTAGGACAATATCAAACAAAcaccttaaaggtccagggATGTATTGacagaatatggtagaaatggaatataatattcagaactatgtTTCCATCATGgattgttatgttttattaccttagaatgagccttttatatctacaaacaaCAAAGTTACTCTTAcatgccatgtttctacagtatcccagaacagacaaaccaaacactggctcaaaATCAATTGGCAACCTCCGtatctgtgaagtgaagtcgattcagaagtgccaaaaactgcagtaccTGAAACGGCttcttgaggctggctacagaacaaactcatctccataagcccccatgttaaaatgtccaacttcacttGTCACAGTGCATTAAAATATTGCCTTCTTTCCTTCATAATAACTTAAAAGATGTACCAATGCTtcactatttattttaaaagcagtTATTACTGTTTCACATCAGCAGAAATACACaatataatatcattaaaaagtAAGAATAATTTAAAGGTaaagtaaaataacatttttgatATTAGCAAAAAGCATGTTGAATGTTCTATATACATGAGATATTTGCAAACATGTACTCGCATACTCTGGTTTTCCAgtttttgtgtcattgtgtgacACAAGAGGCTGCATCGATGGCTGAACAACATGCGGAGTAAGACCCTGAATCAAAACTCTAGGCTGTGTGCTTCACACTTTGAAGACAcgtgtttctttttcagtggTGG
This DNA window, taken from Larimichthys crocea isolate SSNF chromosome XXIV, L_crocea_2.0, whole genome shotgun sequence, encodes the following:
- the dnaaf2 gene encoding protein kintoun, with protein sequence MEVGDKLKELNMTVDEMDRLTKAFKDEKFREMLREYAEELSDPENKKRYEEEIKLLEQERGNTVEFIHPEPFRALRTSVNGKQKCFINICANEKLGKPSSRWGVSEEGRRGQCWSLPHSLHPGRQDTDPKGNKIMIYDVIFHPDTLHIASKNKRFMDMVDSTAIQGIQKAFNVTLDKNNVREMSTKYKGTPHPCVIRRPTPGYEAKAPSEKPDPLAFPYPNEKRPIQPSQTKPTGSPATENSSEAEPKSFQVEPQKTKEPTKPNYTVKYRSFIDLQDFRCSRDSAQSPRPKEIIVTIDLPLLKAVTDASLEVKETRLLLESKNPAYRLELPLAYPVDEDKGEAKFNRQRGQLTVTLPVLPSSEAFVFAVGADRTGGSDDERQEEKSEAEEDEKCQEKEREDPRSEEERDTEEDLKQQQTRVENGEGERGQEKGEEQVWEGENSKEEEIGVEEEREWKKQIQKDQESVEEEKVKEQKQENEREVGKRQKDEDEWICEPNKSSEDECDRAAERKDCVVTGFHGDNVDRNLENSRVAAPETEKQPVLINAELSSHGEKEEEVNLNSCLEPTPKTRTSDIKEETVKTTENLKVETDAALAADTQSQNIKECCVPQGTEESSKMTATDDANKSSGGGSGSLSSEEFATGSAECDRRDNADEDDLPTEQIFQNPEGCNHKPPPVLLREIDTDGNEEIISDHSTSAGFIFQNSLMFELD
- the lrr1 gene encoding leucine-rich repeat protein 1 codes for the protein MKLQCDVEVVNRMLPTFGMKSRGKGTRAVLSIGKHTDKTSQRSSVYMMICTAKDRAGSKYKLKDNIEKFFTWFVEEGKATVRLKEPAVDICLSKADANSLKNFLSAARLADRGRDAASLPLSTLTPVRARDVEQPKKKLTITSKKDYPLTSSFPYSLEQLQVSYCKLSRVDMRMLSLKALRKLDLSNNHIKKLPATIGDLSCLSELILHNNHLEAFSVALCLSTLQRTLQLLDLSQNQLQSLPAQFCQLRELVNLKLDDNELVCLPFHIGRLSKLRFLSAAHNQLAMLPSDFRRLRLENLDLFGNPFVQPNSLDHTMNLTFPLPLQEMASRAVANLRIPYGPHLIPAHLCRDLEEGKTCDCGRVCVSFYIKTAVSMNLHQVSHTVVLVDDMGGTDAPVQQHFCSLSCYSEFLDNSLQRGIR